AACATGTTAAAGGGAATTGAGGATAAGTGCATTATTTTTTTACAAAAAAATAATGTTGAGGTTTTTACACCCCAACATTTATTATAGAACCATTTTTTTTAGAGATTAAACATAGGTAAACTTTTAAATGAAGTTGCAATCGTCTTTACAAAAATACTTACTTACCATATAATATAAGTATGTTTGTAAAAAAGGGGCGATGGACATGTATTACCTAAAAAAATTAGAAGAGCTAATTGAACTAGGTCACGGTACTATTTTAAGTTCTGATCTTGATAAATATGAAATTCCAAGAATATATCTCTCAATGATGGTGGCTGACGGTAAACTAGAAAGAGTAGATAGAGGGGTTTATGTATCCAACGATGCTATTCACGATGAAATGTATGCAATCCAAAGTAAGTATCCTAAATTTATATATTCACATGAGACGGCACTTTTTTTACATGGACTATCAGATAGGACACCATTTGAATATTCTGCAACTGTACCTAGTGGATATAAAGTAGTGGATAATGTTTCTGAGCGAGTTAAAGTTTATTACATCAAGAAAGACTTATATGATTTAGGAATAATTGATGTAAATACCCCATTTAGTAATCCTATAAAAGTATATAATATTGAAAGAACAATATGCGATATAGTGCGGAGCAGAAGCCGAGTAGATATTCAAATTTTGAATGAAGCATTGAAGAGATTTGTAAAATTGAAGCGGGTAGATTATTCTCTGCTTATGGACTATGCTAAAAGTCTTAAAATAGAAACAGTTCTAAAGAATTACTTGGAGGTGCTACTATGAATGGTAAAGCCATGAGTTTAAAGGCAAAAATTAGAAATCTTGCAAAGAAGAAAGATATCTCTGCTCAAGTTATTTTGTAGAATTATATGTTTGAACGGTTTCTTGAGAGATTATCAATATCAGATTATAATGACAAGTTTATTCTGAAAGGAGGGATGTTAATTGCTGCACTAGTTGGCATTGATAATCGAGCAACAATGGATATGGATGCAACGATTAAAAATTACCCAATTAATAGCGATGCGTTGACTAAGGCTATTAATGAAATATGTTGTTTAGAAGTCAACGATAATGTAGTGTTTTCATTTATAGGAATTGATTCCATAAGGGATGAGGATGTATATGGTGGATATAGGGTAAGTATAAAAGCAGATTATGACACGATTATTACACCAATTCAGATTGATATTACTACAGGTGATGCCATAACACCCAAAGAAGTATTCTATTTGTTCAAGATGATTTTTGAAGAAGGTACCATTGGCGTGTGGGCGTACAATATTGAAACGGTGCTGGCTGAAAAAGTTGAAACAATAGTAAGAAGAGGAGAGTTAAATACTAGACCAAGGGATTTTTATGATGTCTACATTTTGACCAAAACTCAGAAATTTGATAATTCGGTTTTTGTGGAAGCTTTAAGAAAGACTGCAAAACATCGAGAAACTTTTCACATTTTTAATGATATTGAAAAAAGAATTGAAGAACTTCAAAAAAGTGACTCATTGAAATCAAGATAGATAAAGTATACTAGAGATTATAGATATGCAGAAGAAATTTCTTATGATGAAGTAATTAATGCATTAAGGATATTGATAAAGTTTGTATCTAGAACCTAAAATTAAATCTTAGGTTTCGTTTTGAATAATTACTAATATACGTATATTGAGATTAATATAAGTATTAATGTAAAAATAAAAAGGCCTTCTTAAACTGATTTAAGTTTTAAAGCTTTTTAAATGTGAGAAATAAAACAAATGAAACTTTTAATAGATATAGGTTTTATTGACAGTACAAAAGACAATAAAATATTTGATTCAAAAAGAAATGAGATTATTAAAGGTATTACAAAAGTTATCTTAGAACAACTAGGCATAGAAGAACAATAACCATCTAATATAGAAGAACCACCATCTACTGTAGAAGGCAAACAAACTTTTTATAGAGTAATGGCAGGTTCTTTTTTAGTGAAAGAAAATGCAAATAAGCAAGTAGAGAACCTTAGAAAAGCGGGGTTTGATGCCACTATTCTAGAGTTTCATAAGTAGCACATATAACTTGACTTCTATCAAAAACAGAGTGATTAATGGTACTAACCAAATGATAGAAAGGGGGCAAGGCAATGCGTGTAAGAATTATTGAACCAACTAAAAAGGTAGAAAATAAAAAACTAAAAGTCTGTGCTTATGCAAGGGTATCAACAGATAACACTAAGCAAGGTGAGTCATTAGAAAATCAAATCACTTACTATAAAAGACTTATCACTTCAAACCCAGAGTATGACTTTGTCGGTATTTTTGCAGATAAGGGCATAACAGGAACAACAGAGAACAGACCAGAATTTAAAAGAATGTTAGACCTTTGTAGAGAGAAAAAAATAGATGTAATCATTACAAAGTCTATTTCAAGATTTGCTAGAAACACTCTAGATACTTTAAATTATGTAAGAACACTTAAGGAGCTGGGTATTGGGGTATTATTCGAAAAGGAAAATATCAATACATTAGATTCAAAAGGTGAGGTACTATTAACTATTTTAAGTTCACTGGCCCAAGATGAGTCAAGAAGTATTAGTGAAAACTCCACTTGGGGCATAAGGAGAAAGTTTGAACAAGGTAAAGTTATTGTAAACCATAAAAAATTCTTAGGGTATGATAAAGATGAAGATGGAAACCTTGTTATTAATGAAAAACAAGCTAAAATAGTTAAACGAATTTATAAAGATTTCCTAAATGGAAAAGGTGCCAATAGAATAGCCAAAGAATTGGAAGAGGAAAGAATACAAAACTGGAATGGAACAACTAAATGGTATGTAAGTAGTATTAGAAAAATGCTAACAAATGAAAAGTACAAAGGAGATGCTATACTTCAAAAGACCTATACAGTGGATTTCCTTACGAAGAAACGGGTAGAAAACAAAGGTGAAGTACCAATGTACTATGTAGAAGAAAGCCATCCAGCTATTATAGATAAAGAAATGTGGGAAACAGTATAGCTAGAGATGGAGAGAAGAAAAAACTATGTAGAAAGGTATGGACTAACCAAGATAGATTATTCGTGTAAGGAGAACCCTTTTGCTGGAAAAGTTATTTGTGGATGCTGCGGTAGTATTTTTGGAAGGAAAGTTTGGAACTCAACAGATGAAAGACTAAGGCGATATATTTGGAGATGTAATAGGAAGTATGAAATAAAAGGTAAAAAGGCTTGTGATAATAAGCACATAGATGATAAGGTTTTGTATGAAGCATTTATAAATACATTTAATATGGTGTTAGAGAATAAAGATTATTTTAAAAAGAAGTGGGAAGAGCATTTGGATAGTGATGATTTGCTAAAGAAGTATAAGGCAAAACAGTTTATAGAGATAATAGAAAAAGCAGAGCCACTAGTAAGGTTTGATGCAGATTTATTAAATATACTTATTGAGAAGATGGTTGTATTTGATGGAGGAATGATCATCTTATCCTTAATGGATGGGGCGGTTATAGAATGTAAAATTTAATAGGAGCCGACTGTGTGAGAAATTACCTAGTCGGTCTTTTTTTGTGCAATATTCCAAAAATACAAAAATTAATAAAAAAGTGTAAGAATAATACTGCTTTATTTGTTATATATATGTAAGCAAAAAGGAGGTGTTAATATCTGAAGAAACATATTATTATATATTTACAGTACCAACAAAATCTATTTTAGTAGTTTTGAAACTTAGGTTTTTAATAATTTTAATATTTCCAATCAAGGAAAAGCAATCTTAACATCTATAGTAGATGCAAGAAATGTAGATAGGATAAGAATTGAAATCCATTTACAAAGATACCATAATGGTGGATGGACCACAGTAAAACGTTGGGAAACTAACCAGGAAGGGACATTAGCTGTATTAGGAGAAAACTGGTATGTACCAAGTGGTTATCAATATAGGATGCTATCATATGCATATGTATATAATGCTACAATTCTTATTGAAGGAACTATGAATATCAGTAGGTCAATTATTTATGAGTGAAAAATTTTAGTAGATAAAACAAATTTAAATTATGAAAGAGGGAGAACTTATGAAAAAAATTACAAGTTTATTATTAGTTATAATGTTATTAATAACATTTGAGGGAGATGTTTTTGCAAATGAACAACATGAAACACAAAATATTAAAAACTTAATTGTTAATTTTTTTGTAGATTACGAGAATGCTTTTGCAAATAATGACCAGGAATTTAAACTTATGAATAAATATTTTACAGATAATAATGAGACTGATATGGAAGTAAATAAAAGAATTATAAATACAGTTTTAAATAGAAGAATTTTACTAGCTACAAAGCATAAATTACAAGAGATAAATAAAACCCAAGATTTTACATTCAATACTATTGAAATTCGAGATGATGTAGCGTATGTTAATGTAACAATAGATAAGAAATTTAATTACAATGTAACTCCAGATATTGAAACACTTATCAGAGATACTTATGATATAGTACTAGAAAAAAATAAAAACTTTAAAATAAGATCAATTGATGGATTTATTTGCCTTTTGATCGAAAGTGAGTTAGAGTTTCTTGACTTAGATATTAATAATGTTGATAATTTGAATGAATATAATACTATATTGGAGCAAGAAGTGAATAAAATGAGTGTAGAAGATAAAGAGGATACACCATATTCAAGACTTGAGCCATTAAATGTGTCAAATTTTGTATCAGTATCTTCAACATATAACAGAGAAGGGGCTGTAGCTTATGCTAGAACACATGCTAGAAATCCTAATCCAAAGTATTTTAACTTTGAAACGATAGGTGGAGATTGTACAAATTTTGTATCACAATGCTTGTATGAGGGTGGAGGAATTAGTCAACACGTAGGAGCAAGTCATACTGATCATAATTGGTTTTATATAAGCTCAGGTAATAGATCATCTTCTTGGACTAGTGCTCATCTATTATATAACTATCTTTCAAGCAGCAATTCAAGAATAAATGCTATACAAATCCCGAAATTGAGTCTCCAAATAGGAGATATTATACAATTTCTTCCTACCCACAGAGAATGGGGGCATAGCGTAATTGTAACAGGAAGAGCGTACCACAATGAAGTTGGTATGGATTATTTGATAACTCAGCGTAGTGTAAGTCTTGAACGTGCAAGAGTAGACATGTTTTTATCACAACATGATTATGTAATTGGAAATCTACCAACGGTTTACTGGGGAATATATGGAAATAAATAAGGAGGATGATTGAATGTTAAAAAAAATTACTATATTACTAAGTATTATCATATTAATTATGATAAGTGCTGGTTGTAGTCAAGAAAATAAAATAAATAGTAATATAGAAACAGATGTAATAAAAGAAGATAATGAAGTAAAAGAGGAAGAATCAGATAGAGTAAAAGAAGCAAAAGAAGTTATTTATAAGTATTTTGAGGCGGAGAAGGAAAGAGATTGGCAAGAAATTATAAAACATAGTGAAGTAAGAGAGAAAGGTTTTGAAGAACATCCATATAATTGGTATAAAAATCCATATGAAATGATTGAATTAGAGGGTATTAGAGTGTATTTTGAA
The nucleotide sequence above comes from Natranaerovirga pectinivora. Encoded proteins:
- a CDS encoding nucleotidyl transferase AbiEii/AbiGii toxin family protein yields the protein MFERFLERLSISDYNDKFILKGGMLIAALVGIDNRATMDMDATIKNYPINSDALTKAINEICCLEVNDNVVFSFIGIDSIRDEDVYGGYRVSIKADYDTIITPIQIDITTGDAITPKEVFYLFKMIFEEGTIGVWAYNIETVLAEKVETIVRRGELNTRPRDFYDVYILTKTQKFDNSVFVEALRKTAKHRETFHIFNDIEKRIEELQKSDSLKSR
- a CDS encoding type IV toxin-antitoxin system AbiEi family antitoxin domain-containing protein, yielding MYYLKKLEELIELGHGTILSSDLDKYEIPRIYLSMMVADGKLERVDRGVYVSNDAIHDEMYAIQSKYPKFIYSHETALFLHGLSDRTPFEYSATVPSGYKVVDNVSERVKVYYIKKDLYDLGIIDVNTPFSNPIKVYNIERTICDIVRSRSRVDIQILNEALKRFVKLKRVDYSLLMDYAKSLKIETVLKNYLEVLL
- a CDS encoding recombinase family protein; this translates as MRVRIIEPTKKVENKKLKVCAYARVSTDNTKQGESLENQITYYKRLITSNPEYDFVGIFADKGITGTTENRPEFKRMLDLCREKKIDVIITKSISRFARNTLDTLNYVRTLKELGIGVLFEKENINTLDSKGEVLLTILSSLAQDESRSISENSTWGIRRKFEQGKVIVNHKKFLGYDKDEDGNLVINEKQAKIVKRIYKDFLNGKGANRIAKELEEERIQNWNGTTKWYVSSIRKMLTNEKYKGDAILQKTYTVDFLTKKRVENKGEVPMYYVEESHPAIIDKEMWETV
- a CDS encoding SPOR domain-containing protein codes for the protein MEEPPSTVEGKQTFYRVMAGSFLVKENANKQVENLRKAGFDATILEFHK
- a CDS encoding amidase domain-containing protein; the protein is MKKITSLLLVIMLLITFEGDVFANEQHETQNIKNLIVNFFVDYENAFANNDQEFKLMNKYFTDNNETDMEVNKRIINTVLNRRILLATKHKLQEINKTQDFTFNTIEIRDDVAYVNVTIDKKFNYNVTPDIETLIRDTYDIVLEKNKNFKIRSIDGFICLLIESELEFLDLDINNVDNLNEYNTILEQEVNKMSVEDKEDTPYSRLEPLNVSNFVSVSSTYNREGAVAYARTHARNPNPKYFNFETIGGDCTNFVSQCLYEGGGISQHVGASHTDHNWFYISSGNRSSSWTSAHLLYNYLSSSNSRINAIQIPKLSLQIGDIIQFLPTHREWGHSVIVTGRAYHNEVGMDYLITQRSVSLERARVDMFLSQHDYVIGNLPTVYWGIYGNK
- a CDS encoding zinc ribbon domain-containing protein; this encodes MERRKNYVERYGLTKIDYSCKENPFAGKVICGCCGSIFGRKVWNSTDERLRRYIWRCNRKYEIKGKKACDNKHIDDKVLYEAFINTFNMVLENKDYFKKKWEEHLDSDDLLKKYKAKQFIEIIEKAEPLVRFDADLLNILIEKMVVFDGGMIILSLMDGAVIECKI